In the Halococcus sediminicola genome, ACCGACGAGCCGGAGGTCAATTTCTCGCCGGATTACACTCCAGTGGGAGTCAATACGACCAACGCGGTCGGGATGGCGATGGCTGATAAACTCAACGACCGCGAGACGGTGACGATGGCATTCATCGGCGACGGTTCGACGAGCGAGGGCTCGTTCCACGACGCGATGAACTTCGCAGGGGTGTTCGAACCCCCAGTAGTGATAATCTGTCAGAACAACCAGTGGGCCATCTCCGAACCCTCACACCGACAAACAGGAGCCGAAACGTTCGCCAAGAAGGGCGAGGCCTACGGGGTTCCCCACGAGCGCGTCGATGGCAACGACATCTTCGCGGTGCGCGAGAAGGCCGAAGAGGCCGTCGAGCGCGCTCGCAACGGCGAGGGACCGACGTTCATCGAGTGTGTCACCTACCGGATGGAGGAGCACAACACCTCGGACAACCCCAACGTGTATCGTGACGAGGAAGAGCAAAAGGAGGAGTGGGAGGAGAAAGACCCGCTCGACAGGTATGAAGCCTACCTCCGAGAAGCGGGCGTGCTCGACGACGACCTCGCGGAGGACGTAGAGGACGAAATCGAC is a window encoding:
- a CDS encoding thiamine pyrophosphate-dependent dehydrogenase E1 component subunit alpha, with the protein product MVEWTEHEPPEGEYQRLDADGQLDGDSPAFDDNELLAMYRTMVATRTLEDKMLNMQRSGEASLVARSRGEEATPLGCAAALEPDDWIFYTYRQNPALLYWEYPMAEIVAGDMGAEPETVAEHLDTDEPEVNFSPDYTPVGVNTTNAVGMAMADKLNDRETVTMAFIGDGSTSEGSFHDAMNFAGVFEPPVVIICQNNQWAISEPSHRQTGAETFAKKGEAYGVPHERVDGNDIFAVREKAEEAVERARNGEGPTFIECVTYRMEEHNTSDNPNVYRDEEEQKEEWEEKDPLDRYEAYLREAGVLDDDLAEDVEDEIDEQVSEAVDAARDVPDSEPERMFDHQIHGEPWNHAHQRAELEREQNGQNPFTDFDGEGFDE